One genomic window of Dehalococcoidia bacterium includes the following:
- a CDS encoding methylated-DNA--[protein]-cysteine S-methyltransferase, with protein sequence MEYFSKIYQSSVGPLLLISDENNLCMLKFYQPERNFSRYFYKKKINNFSNKVIDKSIIQLDEYFLGKRRKFDIPIKYIYGTDFQKKVWNELKNVEYGKTKSYSDIAKSIKNPKAYRAVGNANNKNPISIIVPCHRIISNIGDISGYGGGIEKKKFLLTLELKA encoded by the coding sequence TTGGAATATTTCTCTAAAATATATCAATCATCTGTAGGTCCACTCTTACTTATTTCTGATGAAAATAATCTTTGCATGTTAAAGTTTTATCAACCTGAAAGAAATTTCAGTAGGTATTTTTATAAAAAAAAAATAAATAATTTTTCAAATAAAGTTATAGATAAATCAATCATTCAATTAGATGAGTATTTCTTAGGTAAAAGAAGAAAGTTTGATATACCTATCAAATATATTTATGGTACAGATTTTCAAAAAAAAGTCTGGAATGAACTTAAGAATGTTGAGTATGGAAAAACCAAAAGTTATAGTGATATAGCTAAATCTATAAAAAATCCTAAAGCATACAGAGCTGTAGGGAATGCAAATAATAAAAATCCTATATCTATAATAGTTCCTTGTCATAGAATCATATCTAACATAGGAGACATTTCTGGTTATGGCGGTGGCATAGAGAAAAAAAAGTTTTTATTGACACTTGAACTAAAAGCTTAG
- a CDS encoding aspartate aminotransferase family protein, which translates to MKEKLNQILNDQYVQYEKNTPNSHTKHIAASKVMPGGNTRTTQWMDPYPFFVDNAEGMYINDIDNNNYLDFMLNATTLILGHTHPEIVKTLTKQVQEGTVYSVPTEGQSKLADILVERVPSFEKVRFTNSGTEATMMAIMAARSFTKKTKIAKFEGGYHGTHDHVSVSVYPKKEDLNIDTHPGIPEYSYQPKSILDDVIVLPYNNIEKSKELISIHKEDLACVIMEPIISNFGYLPLDIEFIRFIRDITEELGILLIFDEIQSFRVASGGAQESFDITPDMTTLGKIIGGGLPVGAFGGKEEIMELFDPTSPNYDIAHAGTFNGNPLTMEAGVTVMENLTENNFNKMNELGETLRIKLSSVFNEIDLPVQVTGYGSLFGINFNDNQIRDYRSFIENNSEMTKILFSYLRNKGILLQLKNAGALNILMSEKEIDYLVDSTREISSEIKEVLA; encoded by the coding sequence ATGAAAGAAAAACTAAATCAGATATTGAATGACCAATATGTTCAATATGAAAAAAATACCCCGAATTCTCATACTAAGCATATAGCAGCATCAAAAGTAATGCCTGGTGGAAATACTAGAACTACTCAGTGGATGGATCCTTATCCTTTTTTTGTTGATAATGCAGAAGGTATGTACATAAATGACATTGATAATAATAATTATTTAGATTTCATGTTAAACGCTACAACCTTAATTCTGGGGCATACTCACCCTGAAATAGTAAAAACTCTTACAAAGCAAGTTCAAGAAGGAACTGTATATAGTGTTCCTACTGAAGGCCAATCTAAGCTAGCAGATATATTAGTTGAAAGAGTCCCATCTTTTGAGAAAGTAAGATTTACAAATTCAGGTACTGAAGCAACAATGATGGCAATAATGGCAGCTAGATCTTTTACTAAAAAAACTAAAATAGCTAAATTTGAAGGAGGTTATCATGGAACACATGATCATGTTTCTGTTAGCGTATACCCTAAAAAAGAAGATCTAAATATTGATACTCATCCAGGGATCCCTGAATATAGCTATCAACCAAAAAGTATATTAGATGACGTTATTGTTCTTCCTTATAACAATATTGAAAAGTCAAAGGAATTAATAAGTATCCACAAAGAAGATTTAGCATGTGTAATAATGGAACCAATTATTTCAAATTTTGGATATTTACCTTTAGATATTGAATTTATTAGATTTATCAGAGATATAACTGAAGAGCTAGGGATTCTACTTATATTTGATGAAATTCAAAGTTTTAGAGTAGCTTCTGGAGGAGCTCAAGAATCATTTGATATTACACCAGATATGACTACTCTAGGGAAAATAATAGGTGGAGGATTACCAGTGGGAGCATTTGGTGGAAAAGAAGAAATTATGGAATTATTTGATCCCACCAGTCCTAATTATGATATTGCTCATGCTGGAACTTTTAATGGAAATCCACTTACTATGGAAGCTGGAGTAACTGTGATGGAAAATCTAACTGAGAATAATTTTAATAAAATGAATGAATTAGGCGAAACTCTTAGAATTAAATTATCTTCAGTTTTTAACGAAATAGACTTACCTGTACAGGTAACAGGATATGGATCTTTGTTTGGTATTAATTTTAACGATAATCAAATAAGAGATTATAGATCATTTATTGAAAATAATTCAGAAATGACAAAAATTTTATTTTCTTATCTTAGAAATAAAGGCATATTATTGCAGCTAAAGAATGCTGGTGCCCTGAATATATTAATGTCAGAAAAAGAGATTGATTATCTAGTAGATTCTACAAGGGAAATATCTTCAGAAATAAAAGAAGTATTAGCGTAA